A part of Anas acuta chromosome 26, bAnaAcu1.1, whole genome shotgun sequence genomic DNA contains:
- the ATCAY gene encoding caytaxin isoform X4: protein MGTTEATLRMENMDVKEEWQDEDFPRPLPEETGMESLGSPTEDENTSSPPNTLNFNGSHRKRKTLVAPEINISLDQSEGSILSDDFLDTPDDLDINVDDIETPDETDSLEFLGNGNELEWEDDTPVATAKNMPGDSADLFGDGGTEDGSATNGRLWRTVIIGEQEHRIDLQMIKPYMRVVTHGGYYGEGLNAIIVFAACYLPDSNLDDYHYIMENLFLYVISSLELLVAEDYMIVYLNGATPRRRMPGLGWLKKCYQMIDRRLRKNLKALIIVHPSWFIRTVLAISRPFISVKFISKIQYVHSLEELEQLIPMEHVQIPDCVLQYEEERIKARKESMS from the exons ATGGGAACCACAGAAGCCACTCTGCGGATGGAGAACATGGATGTGAAGGAGGAATGGCAAGATGAGGACTTCCCCAG ACCTCTCCCAGAAGAGACAGGAATGGAGTCACTGGGCAGCCCTACAGAAGATGAGAATACATCCT CTCCCCCAAATACTTTAAACTTTAATGGGTCGCATCGTAAACGGAAGACACTTGTTGCACCTGAAATCAACATTTCCCTGGACCAGAGTGAAGGCTCCATTCTCTCTGATGACTTCTTGGACACACCAGATGACTTGGATATTAATGTGGATGACATTGAAACTCCTGATGAAACAGATTCCCTTGAATTCCTGGGAAATGGGAATGAACTGGAATGGGAAG ATGACACTCCTGTAGCTACAGCCAAGAACATGCCTGGGGACAGTGCAGATCTCTTCGGGGATGGTGGGACAGAAGATGGGAGTGCTACCAATGGACGGCTCTGGAGGACAGTCATCATCGGAGAGCAGGAGCATCGTATTGACCTCCAGATGATCAAACCTTACATGAGAGTGGTGACACATGGAG GATATTATGGAGAAGGTCTCAATGCCATCATTGTCTTTGCTGCCTGCTATCTCCCAGACAGTAACCTGGATGATTACCACTACATAATGGAGAACCTCTTCTT ATATGTGATCAGTAgtctggagctgctggtggctgagGACTACATGATTGTGTACCTAAATGGAGCAACACCCCGGAGGAGGATGCCAGGCCTTGGCTGGCTAAAGAAATGCTATCAAATGATAGACAGAAG GCTGCGTAAAAACCTCAAAGCCTTGATAATTGTGCATCCTTCATGGTTCATCCGGACAGTGCTGGCTATATCAAGGCCCTTCATCAG TGTGAAGTTTATCAGTAAGATCCAGTATGTTCACAGCTTGGAGGAATTGGAGCAGCTTATCCCAATGGAGCATGTACAAATTCCAGACTGTGTCTTACA ATATGAAGAAGAGAGGATCAAGGCCAGAAAGGAAag
- the ATCAY gene encoding caytaxin isoform X3, protein MGTTEATLRMENMDVKEEWQDEDFPRPLPEETGMESLGSPTEDENTSSPPNTLNFNGSHRKRKTLVAPEINISLDQSEGSILSDDFLDTPDDLDINVDDIETPDETDSLEFLGNGNELEWEDDTPVATAKNMPGDSADLFGDGGTEDGSATNGRLWRTVIIGEQEHRIDLQMIKPYMRVVTHGGYYGEGLNAIIVFAACYLPDSNLDDYHYIMENLFLYVISSLELLVAEDYMIVYLNGATPRRRMPGLGWLKKCYQMIDRRLRKNLKALIIVHPSWFIRTVLAISRPFISVKFISKIQYVHSLEELEQLIPMEHVQIPDCVLQYEEERIKARKERAEDKQDMAEKESMS, encoded by the exons ATGGGAACCACAGAAGCCACTCTGCGGATGGAGAACATGGATGTGAAGGAGGAATGGCAAGATGAGGACTTCCCCAG ACCTCTCCCAGAAGAGACAGGAATGGAGTCACTGGGCAGCCCTACAGAAGATGAGAATACATCCT CTCCCCCAAATACTTTAAACTTTAATGGGTCGCATCGTAAACGGAAGACACTTGTTGCACCTGAAATCAACATTTCCCTGGACCAGAGTGAAGGCTCCATTCTCTCTGATGACTTCTTGGACACACCAGATGACTTGGATATTAATGTGGATGACATTGAAACTCCTGATGAAACAGATTCCCTTGAATTCCTGGGAAATGGGAATGAACTGGAATGGGAAG ATGACACTCCTGTAGCTACAGCCAAGAACATGCCTGGGGACAGTGCAGATCTCTTCGGGGATGGTGGGACAGAAGATGGGAGTGCTACCAATGGACGGCTCTGGAGGACAGTCATCATCGGAGAGCAGGAGCATCGTATTGACCTCCAGATGATCAAACCTTACATGAGAGTGGTGACACATGGAG GATATTATGGAGAAGGTCTCAATGCCATCATTGTCTTTGCTGCCTGCTATCTCCCAGACAGTAACCTGGATGATTACCACTACATAATGGAGAACCTCTTCTT ATATGTGATCAGTAgtctggagctgctggtggctgagGACTACATGATTGTGTACCTAAATGGAGCAACACCCCGGAGGAGGATGCCAGGCCTTGGCTGGCTAAAGAAATGCTATCAAATGATAGACAGAAG GCTGCGTAAAAACCTCAAAGCCTTGATAATTGTGCATCCTTCATGGTTCATCCGGACAGTGCTGGCTATATCAAGGCCCTTCATCAG TGTGAAGTTTATCAGTAAGATCCAGTATGTTCACAGCTTGGAGGAATTGGAGCAGCTTATCCCAATGGAGCATGTACAAATTCCAGACTGTGTCTTACA ATATGAAGAAGAGAGGATCAAGGCCAGAAAGGAAag
- the ATCAY gene encoding caytaxin isoform X2 produces MGTTEATLRMENMDVKEEWQDEDFPRPLPEETGMESLGSPTEDENTSSPPNTLNFNGSHRKRKTLVAPEINISLDQSEGSILSDDFLDTPDDLDINVDDIETPDETDSLEFLGNGNELEWEDDTPVATAKNMPGDSADLFGDGGTEDGSATNGRLWRTVIIGEQEHRIDLQMIKPYMRVVTHGGYYGEGLNAIIVFAACYLPDSNLDDYHYIMENLFLYVISSLELLVAEDYMIVYLNGATPRRRMPGLGWLKKCYQMIDRRLRKNLKALIIVHPSWFIRTVLAISRPFISVKFISKIQYVHSLEELEQLIPMEHVQIPDCVLQYEEERIKARKERAEDKQDMAEKERTVPSAEDPETSMS; encoded by the exons ATGGGAACCACAGAAGCCACTCTGCGGATGGAGAACATGGATGTGAAGGAGGAATGGCAAGATGAGGACTTCCCCAG ACCTCTCCCAGAAGAGACAGGAATGGAGTCACTGGGCAGCCCTACAGAAGATGAGAATACATCCT CTCCCCCAAATACTTTAAACTTTAATGGGTCGCATCGTAAACGGAAGACACTTGTTGCACCTGAAATCAACATTTCCCTGGACCAGAGTGAAGGCTCCATTCTCTCTGATGACTTCTTGGACACACCAGATGACTTGGATATTAATGTGGATGACATTGAAACTCCTGATGAAACAGATTCCCTTGAATTCCTGGGAAATGGGAATGAACTGGAATGGGAAG ATGACACTCCTGTAGCTACAGCCAAGAACATGCCTGGGGACAGTGCAGATCTCTTCGGGGATGGTGGGACAGAAGATGGGAGTGCTACCAATGGACGGCTCTGGAGGACAGTCATCATCGGAGAGCAGGAGCATCGTATTGACCTCCAGATGATCAAACCTTACATGAGAGTGGTGACACATGGAG GATATTATGGAGAAGGTCTCAATGCCATCATTGTCTTTGCTGCCTGCTATCTCCCAGACAGTAACCTGGATGATTACCACTACATAATGGAGAACCTCTTCTT ATATGTGATCAGTAgtctggagctgctggtggctgagGACTACATGATTGTGTACCTAAATGGAGCAACACCCCGGAGGAGGATGCCAGGCCTTGGCTGGCTAAAGAAATGCTATCAAATGATAGACAGAAG GCTGCGTAAAAACCTCAAAGCCTTGATAATTGTGCATCCTTCATGGTTCATCCGGACAGTGCTGGCTATATCAAGGCCCTTCATCAG TGTGAAGTTTATCAGTAAGATCCAGTATGTTCACAGCTTGGAGGAATTGGAGCAGCTTATCCCAATGGAGCATGTACAAATTCCAGACTGTGTCTTACA ATATGAAGAAGAGAGGATCAAGGCCAGAAAGGAAag
- the ATCAY gene encoding caytaxin isoform X1, with protein sequence MGTTEATLRMENMDVKEEWQDEDFPRPLPEETGMESLGSPTEDENTSSPPNTLNFNGSHRKRKTLVAPEINISLDQSEGSILSDDFLDTPDDLDINVDDIETPDETDSLEFLGNGNELEWEDDTPVATAKNMPGDSADLFGDGGTEDGSATNGRLWRTVIIGEQEHRIDLQMIKPYMRVVTHGGYYGEGLNAIIVFAACYLPDSNLDDYHYIMENLFLYVISSLELLVAEDYMIVYLNGATPRRRMPGLGWLKKCYQMIDRRLRKNLKALIIVHPSWFIRTVLAISRPFISVKFISKIQYVHSLEELEQLIPMEHVQIPDCVLQYEEERIKARKERAEDKQDMAEKESRTVPSAEDPETSMS encoded by the exons ATGGGAACCACAGAAGCCACTCTGCGGATGGAGAACATGGATGTGAAGGAGGAATGGCAAGATGAGGACTTCCCCAG ACCTCTCCCAGAAGAGACAGGAATGGAGTCACTGGGCAGCCCTACAGAAGATGAGAATACATCCT CTCCCCCAAATACTTTAAACTTTAATGGGTCGCATCGTAAACGGAAGACACTTGTTGCACCTGAAATCAACATTTCCCTGGACCAGAGTGAAGGCTCCATTCTCTCTGATGACTTCTTGGACACACCAGATGACTTGGATATTAATGTGGATGACATTGAAACTCCTGATGAAACAGATTCCCTTGAATTCCTGGGAAATGGGAATGAACTGGAATGGGAAG ATGACACTCCTGTAGCTACAGCCAAGAACATGCCTGGGGACAGTGCAGATCTCTTCGGGGATGGTGGGACAGAAGATGGGAGTGCTACCAATGGACGGCTCTGGAGGACAGTCATCATCGGAGAGCAGGAGCATCGTATTGACCTCCAGATGATCAAACCTTACATGAGAGTGGTGACACATGGAG GATATTATGGAGAAGGTCTCAATGCCATCATTGTCTTTGCTGCCTGCTATCTCCCAGACAGTAACCTGGATGATTACCACTACATAATGGAGAACCTCTTCTT ATATGTGATCAGTAgtctggagctgctggtggctgagGACTACATGATTGTGTACCTAAATGGAGCAACACCCCGGAGGAGGATGCCAGGCCTTGGCTGGCTAAAGAAATGCTATCAAATGATAGACAGAAG GCTGCGTAAAAACCTCAAAGCCTTGATAATTGTGCATCCTTCATGGTTCATCCGGACAGTGCTGGCTATATCAAGGCCCTTCATCAG TGTGAAGTTTATCAGTAAGATCCAGTATGTTCACAGCTTGGAGGAATTGGAGCAGCTTATCCCAATGGAGCATGTACAAATTCCAGACTGTGTCTTACA ATATGAAGAAGAGAGGATCAAGGCCAGAAAGGAAag